From the genome of Silurus meridionalis isolate SWU-2019-XX chromosome 20, ASM1480568v1, whole genome shotgun sequence, one region includes:
- the ptmab gene encoding prothymosin alpha-B translates to MADTKVDSATEISAKDLKEKKLLEEKENGKEATNGKENEENGEPEIDEEEEDEVDEEDEEEDGEGDEDEEEDEEDELGGGTKREADEDDEDDEDEVDPKKQKTDDDD, encoded by the exons ATGGCAGACACCAAGGTAGATTCCGCAACAGAAATTTCCGCCAAG GACTTGAAGGAGAAGAAGCTCCTTGAGGAGAAGGAAAATGGAAAGGAGGCCACTAATGGAAAG GAGAACGAGGAGAACGGAGAGCCCGAGattgatgaggaagaggaggatgaagtAGATGAAGAAGACGAGGAGGAGGACGGAGAGG gagatgaagatgaggaggaggatgaggaggacgAACTGGGTGGAGGAACGAAACGGGAGGCTGATGAGGATGACGAGGACGATGAG GACGAAGTCGACCCGAAGAAACAGAAGACGGACGACGACGATTAA